One window from the genome of Natrialba magadii ATCC 43099 encodes:
- a CDS encoding PIN domain-containing protein, whose translation MGPGIEKGDAAIAATALERDEPVRAGDGHFESIPGVTHESCR comes from the coding sequence GTGGGACCTGGTATCGAGAAAGGCGACGCAGCGATCGCAGCAACTGCGCTGGAGCGTGACGAGCCAGTCCGTGCTGGCGACGGTCACTTCGAGTCGATTCCTGGCGTCACCCACGAAAGCTGTCGATAG
- a CDS encoding type II toxin-antitoxin system VapC family toxin, with the protein MTGVETAIGTVTPSHFDSVDGTVPRTCVLGPKFLYALYNPDEAFHDVSYAFLTFVREEQLPYRRFVVNEHSIDEAATRLKKRADMTCVTSFLSAVETSEFFDIVSIDAETFERVRERFLNWDDNSASFTDFTIGVQMECRGFEHIMSFDSDLEMFDVSVHPPLQR; encoded by the coding sequence ATGACAGGGGTCGAAACAGCGATTGGGACAGTCACACCCAGCCATTTCGATAGTGTCGATGGAACAGTCCCGCGAACGTGTGTTCTTGGGCCGAAGTTTTTGTACGCGCTGTACAACCCCGATGAAGCGTTCCACGATGTTTCGTACGCCTTTTTGACCTTCGTCCGCGAAGAACAACTCCCGTATCGTCGGTTTGTCGTCAACGAACACAGTATCGATGAGGCTGCAACTCGGCTCAAGAAACGAGCTGATATGACGTGCGTGACGTCGTTTCTTTCGGCAGTCGAAACGAGCGAGTTCTTCGATATCGTGTCCATCGATGCGGAAACGTTTGAGCGTGTCCGGGAGCGGTTCCTGAATTGGGACGACAATTCTGCCTCGTTTACGGATTTCACGATTGGCGTACAGATGGAATGTCGCGGATTCGAACACATCATGTCATTCGACTCGGACCTCGAAATGTTCGATGTGTCTGTTCATCCACCGCTGCAGCGGTGA
- a CDS encoding ribbon-helix-helix protein, CopG family encodes MTYIQTEVPDEEYERLRQIAEQRDLSIREALREATATWIDQQETVDETDELFRSVEKTRERAAGRNQTTLRDETDLVEEWEGDAESVTLLDPDK; translated from the coding sequence ATGACCTATATCCAGACCGAGGTTCCGGATGAGGAGTACGAACGACTTCGCCAAATTGCAGAGCAACGAGATCTCTCGATCCGAGAGGCGCTTCGGGAAGCCACAGCAACGTGGATCGACCAACAGGAAACAGTAGATGAGACTGATGAACTGTTCCGGTCTGTTGAAAAGACCCGAGAACGGGCAGCAGGTCGGAATCAGACGACCCTCCGTGACGAAACTGATCTCGTCGAAGAGTGGGAGGGCGATGCTGAGAGTGTGACGCTTCTGGACCCTGATAAATGA
- a CDS encoding SWIM zinc finger family protein, giving the protein MKLRYYAEADVEVDHRRTLELLESIHEEHAIPVEVIQVDPQRAPPTDFVGHAETRSLANAWDDFTYNKLLQEGLGGAPSKRYRDREDIVGNVGIVVDGDLVWATEFWGTHHGWGAVDPADTAIGFLEEVHRRGTAAVADRVPLADWSWSPPSPDTDSESESESDFESVSVSASETHATTSTDSPVEELRKPTRDAIRERCTAQSFQRGVSYFEEGRLRALRLEGRTVTATVQGSREYRTTVDLSAADFDSWCSCPYDYAGDCKHIVAVLLAVRDRYDELLDTAHPDLSSDESSSTSSSGGLEPSAADDDLESALETTDAGTLREFLRDVLAANNSLRERFLATAGHPVEKHVADYKRDLNRQFETATGRHGIVEYDTRLEFDEYEELAATYRESGAHERALDIYRALSEAIHKNLERIDDSSGHYGRQLEATIDAYAACVREAGFDREMACEHIEYLYEQFLRAEFRFVRNAYDDALREVCSTADELEYLLSLVQSDLPALEGIGTDETMSQTGTESSAAAEPSQGGDEAVETDAGLPDPTQWRLDVELFTGGELDIDHLSVGPLDVTDFIGDQLTTILEETESRPDGNAAANARDRTVRQSTLSMDAQQRLSMYLWVLSELEDREQRQAVLEEVYTERSEFYCQYVDVLRADGQDQRAQAVLEAGLEEFPHSVAVYQQAAEFYHGRDDERYRDVLRTLFVRFEDWDAYDDLRSVCSAEEWESISHGLRTQLGRLDPDRLLELYVREDALEKGLKKILESDDLETFREYREPVAAVDPEAYFEAYRESLDAQLAADTGRDHYRTIIEHLEELDRLECDEEVAVFVEHLREKHSNRPAFLDELERAGYR; this is encoded by the coding sequence ATGAAACTGCGCTACTACGCCGAGGCGGACGTCGAGGTCGATCACCGACGAACACTCGAGTTACTCGAGTCGATCCACGAAGAGCACGCGATTCCTGTGGAGGTCATACAAGTCGATCCACAGCGAGCACCACCAACAGATTTCGTCGGCCATGCGGAAACGCGGTCACTCGCGAACGCCTGGGACGACTTTACGTACAACAAACTACTGCAGGAAGGACTCGGCGGTGCGCCGTCCAAGCGGTATCGCGACCGGGAAGATATCGTCGGGAACGTCGGTATCGTCGTCGACGGCGATCTCGTCTGGGCAACGGAGTTCTGGGGGACCCACCACGGCTGGGGAGCTGTTGACCCGGCGGACACTGCCATCGGATTTCTCGAGGAAGTCCACCGAAGAGGGACGGCTGCAGTGGCTGACCGTGTGCCACTTGCGGACTGGTCGTGGTCGCCTCCGTCGCCCGATACTGATTCCGAATCTGAATCCGAATCCGATTTTGAGTCTGTGTCTGTGTCTGCGTCTGAGACTCACGCCACCACAAGCACCGACAGTCCGGTCGAGGAACTTCGGAAACCAACCCGCGACGCGATTCGTGAGCGCTGTACCGCACAGTCGTTCCAGCGCGGCGTCTCCTATTTCGAGGAGGGGCGTCTCCGAGCGTTGCGCCTCGAGGGCAGGACGGTGACTGCGACAGTACAGGGCAGTCGAGAGTACCGGACAACCGTCGACCTCTCGGCTGCGGACTTCGATAGCTGGTGTTCCTGTCCGTACGACTACGCCGGCGACTGCAAACACATCGTCGCGGTGTTGTTGGCCGTGCGAGACCGATACGACGAACTACTCGATACCGCTCACCCGGATTTGTCCTCGGACGAGTCGTCAAGTACGTCGAGTTCTGGGGGCCTGGAACCGTCCGCAGCGGATGACGACCTCGAGTCAGCACTCGAGACGACAGACGCCGGAACACTTCGGGAGTTTCTGCGTGATGTCCTCGCCGCCAACAACAGCCTTCGAGAGCGGTTTCTCGCCACGGCCGGCCACCCGGTCGAGAAACACGTGGCCGACTACAAGCGCGATCTCAACCGCCAGTTCGAGACGGCGACTGGCCGCCACGGAATCGTCGAGTACGATACTCGCCTCGAGTTCGACGAGTACGAGGAACTTGCAGCGACCTACCGGGAGAGTGGCGCACACGAGCGCGCACTCGATATCTATCGGGCTCTCTCGGAGGCGATTCACAAAAATCTGGAACGGATCGACGACAGCAGTGGTCACTACGGGCGGCAACTCGAGGCTACCATTGATGCCTACGCCGCCTGTGTTCGCGAGGCGGGCTTCGATCGTGAAATGGCGTGTGAACACATCGAGTACCTGTACGAACAGTTTCTGCGTGCGGAGTTTCGCTTCGTCAGGAACGCCTACGACGACGCCCTCCGCGAGGTCTGTTCGACGGCCGACGAACTCGAGTACCTGCTCTCGCTCGTGCAATCGGATCTCCCGGCGTTGGAGGGCATCGGCACTGACGAGACAATGTCGCAGACGGGAACTGAGAGCAGCGCAGCGGCCGAACCATCACAGGGAGGCGATGAGGCTGTCGAGACGGACGCAGGGCTCCCGGATCCGACCCAGTGGCGACTCGACGTCGAACTGTTCACCGGCGGCGAACTGGATATCGACCATCTGAGTGTCGGCCCGCTCGACGTGACCGACTTCATCGGCGACCAGCTCACAACGATCCTCGAGGAGACCGAATCACGGCCGGACGGGAACGCGGCGGCCAACGCTCGGGATCGCACTGTACGACAGTCGACGCTCTCTATGGACGCACAACAGCGTCTTTCGATGTATCTGTGGGTCCTCTCAGAACTCGAGGATCGCGAGCAGCGACAGGCCGTCCTCGAGGAGGTATACACCGAGCGAAGCGAGTTCTACTGCCAGTACGTCGACGTGTTGCGAGCCGACGGACAAGATCAGCGAGCACAGGCAGTTCTCGAAGCTGGGCTCGAGGAGTTTCCACACTCCGTTGCTGTCTACCAGCAGGCAGCCGAGTTCTATCACGGCCGCGACGACGAGCGCTACCGTGACGTGCTGCGGACCCTGTTCGTTCGGTTCGAGGACTGGGATGCCTACGACGACTTACGGTCGGTCTGTTCGGCCGAGGAGTGGGAGTCGATTTCGCATGGACTGCGGACGCAACTCGGGCGACTCGATCCTGATCGGCTACTCGAGTTATACGTCCGTGAGGATGCGCTGGAGAAGGGCCTCAAGAAGATCCTGGAGAGCGACGATCTCGAGACGTTTCGGGAGTATCGCGAGCCTGTCGCCGCAGTCGATCCGGAGGCGTACTTCGAGGCGTATCGAGAGTCGCTGGACGCGCAGTTAGCTGCCGATACTGGCCGTGACCACTACCGGACCATCATCGAACACCTCGAGGAACTAGACCGGCTCGAGTGTGACGAGGAGGTTGCGGTATTCGTTGAGCACCTTCGAGAAAAACACTCGAACCGGCCGGCGTTTCTGGACGAACTCGAGCGTGCTGGCTATCGGTGA
- a CDS encoding antitoxin VapB family protein gives MSHQIRLEDDVYERLKATKRDDESFSDAVDRLIGGRSLRDVFDDNQVDEMRDAIEAAEQADRDEVREVAERFD, from the coding sequence ATGTCACACCAGATCCGTCTCGAGGACGATGTCTACGAACGCCTCAAAGCGACCAAGCGTGATGACGAGTCGTTCAGTGACGCCGTGGACAGGCTCATCGGCGGACGGTCGCTCCGCGATGTCTTCGATGACAACCAGGTGGACGAGATGCGAGACGCAATCGAGGCCGCTGAGCAAGCAGACCGTGACGAAGTCAGGGAGGTTGCGGAGCGGTTCGACTGA
- a CDS encoding MarR family transcriptional regulator has translation MPIDIETFNEHSDTELRGETNAERVITYLARNDDKAFTPSEIAAGTGVKKGSVSTVLSRLEDANLVRHKGEYWAIGDMDRVRDAYDFHKTVQRLNEQYGAEDPEEWKEYAVTGE, from the coding sequence ATGCCGATCGATATCGAGACGTTCAACGAACACTCTGACACTGAACTCAGAGGAGAGACGAACGCAGAGCGGGTTATCACGTATCTGGCCCGAAACGATGACAAGGCGTTCACACCCTCCGAAATAGCTGCTGGAACAGGAGTGAAGAAGGGCTCAGTCAGTACTGTCCTGAGTCGTCTGGAGGATGCAAACCTGGTTCGGCATAAGGGGGAATACTGGGCGATTGGGGATATGGATCGCGTCCGTGATGCGTATGACTTCCACAAGACCGTTCAACGACTAAACGAGCAATATGGTGCCGAAGATCCCGAAGAATGGAAGGAGTACGCGGTTACAGGCGAATAG
- a CDS encoding helix-turn-helix domain-containing protein has translation MSIDINQFNERSPEELEELSNPELVLRFLWENRDRAWKAKEISRRTEINENSIHPVLSRLEDRGLVRHKGAYWALTDDLERLRQAYDVHRANQLFNDLYGAENRDEWIEASENGTE, from the coding sequence ATGTCGATCGACATCAACCAATTCAACGAACGCTCTCCGGAGGAACTCGAGGAACTCAGCAATCCGGAGTTAGTCCTTCGATTCCTCTGGGAGAACCGAGACCGTGCCTGGAAGGCCAAAGAAATCAGCCGTCGAACAGAGATCAATGAGAACTCGATTCATCCGGTACTGTCCCGCCTCGAGGACCGCGGCCTCGTCCGGCACAAGGGGGCCTATTGGGCACTCACAGACGATCTTGAACGCCTTCGGCAGGCGTACGACGTCCACCGAGCCAATCAGCTCTTTAACGACCTCTACGGAGCGGAGAATCGTGACGAGTGGATCGAAGCGAGTGAGAACGGAACCGAATGA
- a CDS encoding type II toxin-antitoxin system PemK/MazF family toxin, translating to MTLSRGTIVYGDDPFKGDDAARPWVVISTTEMPFHGDQYIALTLTTQTWYDDRIPINETDLIDGGLPKQSSILPWAVASLSPDHIDRELGTLDASAVDDAVRELVSYLGVSLLE from the coding sequence ATGACGCTCTCACGAGGAACAATCGTGTATGGAGACGATCCGTTTAAGGGTGACGACGCAGCCCGACCCTGGGTTGTGATTAGCACGACGGAGATGCCGTTTCATGGCGATCAATACATCGCTCTCACGCTCACAACACAGACATGGTACGACGACCGCATTCCGATCAACGAGACTGACCTGATCGACGGGGGCCTCCCAAAACAGAGTTCGATTCTTCCCTGGGCTGTCGCGTCTCTCAGTCCCGATCATATCGACCGCGAACTCGGAACACTCGATGCCTCCGCCGTCGACGACGCAGTACGTGAATTGGTATCGTATCTTGGTGTCTCTCTCTTGGAGTAG
- a CDS encoding DUF7342 family protein: MEMTDTPDGIPGEDEEPPDFDAWESPEELLTGKPTRERLLDVVMQLREPTKVSKIAERAECDTETARDYLEWFTEMGIVRELSGRPVRYERNESYLKWRRVEQIRKQYSEAEIVEQLKDTLNATEEYQQRFDTTSPSEVSLVDASRDDAIEDIWEAVSTWKTLEKRAALLDAARRDTLSGGRAGEVDA; this comes from the coding sequence ATGGAAATGACTGATACGCCTGACGGGATACCCGGTGAGGACGAAGAGCCGCCTGATTTCGATGCCTGGGAGTCTCCTGAGGAGTTGCTAACGGGGAAGCCGACGAGAGAGCGGCTGCTTGATGTCGTCATGCAGTTGCGAGAGCCGACGAAGGTGTCGAAGATTGCTGAGCGTGCGGAGTGTGATACGGAGACCGCGCGTGACTATCTGGAGTGGTTTACGGAGATGGGAATCGTTCGTGAACTGTCTGGTCGACCTGTGCGGTACGAGCGAAATGAGTCGTATCTGAAGTGGCGTCGAGTCGAGCAGATCCGCAAACAGTATTCGGAAGCGGAGATCGTCGAGCAACTCAAAGACACGCTTAACGCAACTGAGGAGTACCAGCAACGCTTCGATACGACGTCTCCGAGTGAGGTATCGTTGGTTGATGCGAGCCGTGACGATGCTATTGAGGACATCTGGGAGGCGGTATCGACGTGGAAGACACTCGAGAAACGAGCAGCGTTGCTAGATGCGGCACGCCGTGATACTCTGTCGGGTGGACGCGCTGGGGAAGTCGATGCCTGA
- a CDS encoding ATPase — MSQAVQQASFPVDCSRVGRWWYKEAEIDIVGLDPQTETLLLGECKWTTTPVGPSLLAALEALEEDVRWKGADRTVVYALFSHSGFSAELRQLADDRSDLSLYTPPDLATIFAFA; from the coding sequence GTGTCGCAGGCAGTCCAGCAGGCGTCGTTTCCGGTTGACTGCTCGCGTGTCGGTCGGTGGTGGTACAAGGAAGCAGAAATCGACATCGTCGGACTCGATCCACAAACGGAGACGCTACTGCTCGGCGAGTGCAAGTGGACTACGACGCCTGTCGGACCCAGTTTGCTCGCTGCTCTCGAGGCACTCGAGGAAGACGTTCGGTGGAAGGGGGCTGATCGCACTGTTGTGTATGCGCTGTTTTCGCACTCTGGGTTCAGCGCCGAACTGAGACAGCTTGCGGACGACCGGTCGGATCTCTCTCTGTATACTCCTCCGGACCTCGCTACGATCTTTGCGTTTGCGTGA
- a CDS encoding ribbon-helix-helix domain-containing protein, which yields MSTDTSGDGNGNGTTKIDVRVPSRLLEKIDEEYERRGDTSRSEAVRDALRDWIDPPTRLSDETLEELVKSREQRGQGETQSVDDVRDRLGLND from the coding sequence ATGAGCACTGACACCAGTGGTGACGGTAACGGCAACGGGACTACCAAAATCGATGTCCGGGTTCCAAGCAGGCTCCTCGAGAAGATCGACGAGGAGTACGAGCGTCGGGGGGACACCTCGCGGTCGGAGGCGGTCCGCGACGCACTCCGCGACTGGATTGATCCACCAACGAGACTTTCCGATGAAACGCTCGAGGAACTTGTAAAGAGCCGTGAGCAGCGAGGGCAGGGTGAAACGCAATCAGTTGATGACGTTCGTGATCGCCTCGGCTTGAATGACTGA
- the hepT gene encoding type VII toxin-antitoxin system HepT family RNase toxin, translated as MVDEEVVGDRLALINQYTNECKEMSDGSRTEYLEDVVLQRAVERSLMNAIQSCIDLASHIRASENLGTAETSREEIEALVEADIIAAETGSKLAEAVGFRNHLAHRYGDIDHDLVYDVLQEDLEWFDRFQQEVATWFQTR; from the coding sequence ATGGTCGACGAGGAAGTAGTTGGAGACCGGCTTGCGTTGATCAATCAATACACGAACGAATGCAAGGAGATGAGCGATGGTTCCAGAACGGAGTATCTCGAAGATGTCGTTCTTCAGCGTGCTGTCGAACGGTCATTGATGAACGCGATCCAATCCTGTATCGATCTGGCGAGTCATATCCGGGCTTCCGAGAACCTCGGGACCGCCGAAACCTCACGTGAGGAAATCGAAGCGCTCGTTGAGGCCGATATTATTGCGGCCGAAACTGGGTCGAAGCTCGCGGAAGCTGTCGGTTTTCGAAATCACCTCGCCCATCGGTACGGGGATATCGACCACGACCTCGTGTACGATGTGTTGCAGGAGGATCTCGAGTGGTTCGACCGGTTTCAGCAGGAGGTTGCAACGTGGTTTCAAACTAGGTAG
- the mntA gene encoding type VII toxin-antitoxin system MntA family adenylyltransferase antitoxin, which produces MRGDAPESDGSLTGVDIEGFQSVFADADVQYAVLFGSHVSGTASPASDLDVCVRFPDDCTRHERFRRRNQIDSQLQSYAEMFVDVSDRQAVPDTVALNALRDGWLVYGDEETKVADERRLTQRVEDSHEQRTRQRREFIDRLAAGDV; this is translated from the coding sequence ATGCGAGGCGACGCTCCGGAGTCAGATGGTAGCCTCACTGGCGTCGATATCGAGGGCTTTCAATCGGTGTTCGCTGATGCCGACGTACAGTATGCTGTGCTGTTCGGATCGCACGTGAGCGGAACAGCGTCACCGGCGTCGGACCTCGACGTTTGCGTTCGGTTTCCAGACGACTGTACTCGGCACGAACGATTTCGGCGGCGCAATCAAATCGATAGCCAGCTCCAGTCGTACGCCGAGATGTTCGTCGATGTCAGTGATAGACAGGCGGTACCCGATACCGTCGCGCTGAACGCGCTTCGAGATGGGTGGCTGGTGTACGGCGACGAGGAAACGAAAGTGGCAGACGAACGACGCCTTACACAGCGCGTCGAGGACTCCCACGAACAGCGCACGCGACAGCGACGCGAGTTCATCGACCGACTCGCTGCGGGAGATGTCTAA
- a CDS encoding glycosyltransferase family 4 protein: MRILRVAQKIYPDAKGGGPYHVHAMSRDQAAMGHDVTVVTVRMDPDLPHIEERDGYTVVRYDPTVNLLGNDISHGIAQYLSQAEAFDVMHAHSHLYFSTNLAAMKRFLGDIPLAITNHGLYSQNAPEWAFDLYLRTLGRWTFNQADVVFCYTETDKERVREFGVSSRIDVVSNGIDTERFTPDGPESELIDAEGPVVLFVGRLVEGKRPERVLDAVNRLSDDYDINLYFCGDGPLRSKLEANGGSEAEFLGSVPYDEMPEIYRAADLLTLTSRAEGVPRTIMEALAAEVPVVSSDLPQVRAAFGDDVAYAPQEDANAFSEQVRAILESKTNPQLHEQFSWERTVTETTAALNQLVEETD; this comes from the coding sequence ATGCGGATTCTACGGGTCGCACAGAAGATCTATCCCGATGCGAAAGGCGGTGGACCGTATCACGTCCACGCGATGAGTCGAGACCAGGCCGCGATGGGACACGACGTGACGGTCGTCACGGTTCGAATGGATCCCGACCTGCCCCACATCGAGGAACGAGACGGGTATACAGTGGTTCGGTACGATCCCACGGTAAACTTGCTGGGGAACGATATCAGCCACGGGATTGCACAGTATCTCTCCCAGGCAGAGGCGTTCGATGTGATGCACGCGCACTCGCATCTGTACTTCTCGACGAACCTGGCTGCGATGAAGCGGTTTCTGGGCGATATTCCGCTTGCGATTACGAATCACGGACTGTACTCGCAGAACGCACCAGAGTGGGCCTTCGACCTGTATCTCCGGACACTCGGTCGGTGGACGTTCAATCAGGCGGACGTGGTGTTCTGTTACACGGAGACCGATAAGGAGCGGGTTCGCGAATTTGGTGTCTCGAGTCGGATTGATGTGGTTTCGAACGGGATCGATACCGAGCGGTTCACGCCCGATGGTCCGGAGAGCGAGTTGATTGATGCAGAGGGGCCCGTGGTGTTGTTTGTCGGGCGGTTGGTGGAAGGGAAGCGTCCAGAGAGGGTTCTCGACGCTGTCAACCGACTTTCGGACGACTACGATATCAACCTCTACTTCTGTGGGGACGGACCGCTTCGATCGAAGCTTGAGGCAAACGGCGGATCAGAAGCCGAATTCCTGGGTTCGGTTCCGTACGACGAGATGCCCGAGATATACCGAGCCGCAGATCTGCTCACCCTCACGAGTCGGGCAGAGGGTGTTCCGCGAACGATCATGGAAGCGCTCGCAGCGGAAGTCCCAGTAGTGAGTTCAGATCTGCCGCAGGTGCGGGCTGCCTTCGGCGATGACGTTGCATACGCTCCGCAGGAGGATGCGAATGCGTTCAGTGAACAGGTTCGTGCGATCCTGGAGTCAAAGACGAACCCACAGCTTCACGAGCAATTCAGTTGGGAACGTACTGTTACAGAGACAACAGCAGCATTGAACCAACTGGTCGAAGAGACAGACTAG
- a CDS encoding AAA family ATPase — translation MTTVVEFVGLPGTGKTTLSRGVAKKLTTRGVHVTEPTYELETRSTVRRVALKSRTAAVGFGRYPSAGLSASRAVFNTDQQSLTDYIRVLFNLLYITGTITKRRSAGGACLLDQGVYQGIWSAGFRSHHKWAKILDRFDNILQRLSPDLIVFLEVDEATIADRLRKRSDGDTRFEPGTETFDRGRAGYERLKAHVQTGRDGPRSIVLKNKTREALQQNTTLVADEIQRIDS, via the coding sequence ATGACGACGGTCGTCGAATTTGTCGGACTGCCAGGAACCGGTAAGACAACGCTCTCTCGGGGAGTCGCTAAGAAACTCACGACTCGAGGAGTTCACGTTACCGAACCGACGTATGAACTGGAAACGCGCTCAACAGTTCGTCGGGTTGCGTTGAAATCACGAACCGCAGCGGTCGGATTTGGACGCTATCCTTCGGCTGGACTTTCGGCATCACGAGCTGTATTCAATACCGATCAGCAATCGCTCACCGACTACATCCGCGTACTGTTCAATCTGCTGTATATCACCGGGACCATAACCAAACGCAGATCAGCCGGTGGTGCATGCCTTCTCGATCAAGGAGTCTATCAGGGGATCTGGTCCGCTGGATTTCGCTCACATCACAAGTGGGCAAAGATTCTCGATCGATTCGACAATATACTTCAACGGCTAAGTCCCGACCTCATTGTATTCCTTGAAGTTGATGAAGCAACGATCGCTGACCGACTCCGCAAGCGTAGCGATGGCGACACACGTTTCGAGCCAGGGACAGAAACCTTTGATCGAGGACGCGCTGGTTACGAACGACTCAAAGCACATGTACAAACGGGTAGAGATGGCCCTCGATCAATTGTTCTCAAAAACAAAACTAGAGAAGCGCTTCAGCAGAACACAACTCTCGTTGCAGACGAGATTCAACGCATAGATAGTTAA
- a CDS encoding class I SAM-dependent methyltransferase: protein MEDENGFEYSSEMKEYYKSDNVATKYHEAFSDDGSWRHKLIAKRERNAIETLLRKVPHETVLDIPTGTGKLAPVFADAGSDVLACDISENMLQIAETEYERAGISDARFQVCDAEEITETIDESFDVAVSLRLLHRVPTEVKRNILTELGRVADYVIASTAIETQFHSFRRDVRQSVLGGDERDHCYESPETTQEIFSDGFEIISSKRVLPVLSQERVYLLQPVE, encoded by the coding sequence ATGGAAGACGAAAACGGCTTTGAATATTCTTCAGAAATGAAAGAGTATTATAAGTCAGACAATGTGGCCACGAAATACCACGAAGCGTTTTCTGACGATGGAAGTTGGCGACACAAGTTGATAGCGAAGCGTGAACGAAATGCGATTGAAACGCTACTCAGAAAGGTCCCACACGAGACCGTACTAGATATTCCGACAGGGACTGGAAAACTCGCGCCTGTATTTGCGGACGCTGGTTCTGACGTACTAGCCTGCGATATCTCCGAGAATATGCTTCAAATAGCCGAGACAGAATACGAACGGGCTGGAATATCGGATGCCCGTTTTCAAGTCTGTGATGCAGAGGAGATCACCGAAACGATAGACGAATCGTTCGATGTTGCGGTCTCATTACGACTGCTGCACCGAGTTCCGACAGAGGTGAAGCGAAACATCCTAACCGAACTCGGGAGGGTTGCCGATTACGTGATCGCATCAACCGCCATTGAAACCCAGTTCCACTCCTTCCGCCGTGACGTAAGACAGTCCGTCCTCGGCGGCGACGAACGAGATCATTGCTATGAGTCGCCAGAAACAACTCAAGAAATTTTCTCTGATGGGTTTGAGATCATCTCGTCGAAAAGGGTGCTTCCGGTCTTATCCCAAGAACGTGTCTATCTTTTGCAGCCAGTCGAATAA